The Verrucomicrobium spinosum DSM 4136 = JCM 18804 genome includes a region encoding these proteins:
- a CDS encoding radical SAM protein codes for MSSRTPAGSSILLKETTSRCPVCGIKCPARVVKRAGQVHMERTCALHGDFSACLASDERFYWLAQGSDENRGGACCSGGACCSAEGAPAGTLGRNAAGREEGPFEVLSTCLALIEIVNSCNLACPTCYADSPIGTGMKVDAVPLEEIQARVQGVVDRKGGIEILQLSGGEPTLHPQLFELCAWLKAHPKIDFTLINTNGVLLAKDPDFAKRLNSAFQGTGVQLYLQFDGVQSAGQKALRGGDLRAMREQALAHCAAADLPVTLAMAVTPDNLPNLWDAVSYGLGQTSVHGITFQPVFESGRGFAASARGHATGVPASPFQKTVRSRTDRLNTADILLNVVAQSGGKLKFEDFTPLPCGDPNCATIGYLIRQGANVWPVSQFLDFTQLQGFLQDKMHYTLDDLAKCGCDNTELGELLKLMERTRSMAFRIMVKPFMDAWTWDEDRIDRCCTHVIRPDGKLDSFCRYYSGFPDAKPAP; via the coding sequence ATGTCATCCCGGACTCCTGCGGGCTCCAGCATCCTGCTGAAGGAAACCACCTCCCGTTGCCCGGTCTGCGGGATCAAGTGCCCTGCCCGCGTGGTGAAGCGGGCTGGCCAGGTGCACATGGAGCGCACCTGTGCCCTGCACGGTGACTTCAGTGCCTGCCTGGCCAGTGACGAGCGCTTCTACTGGCTGGCCCAGGGCAGTGATGAAAACCGGGGTGGTGCCTGCTGCTCCGGCGGGGCCTGTTGCTCGGCAGAGGGGGCACCCGCAGGCACGCTGGGGCGCAATGCCGCCGGCCGGGAGGAGGGCCCCTTTGAGGTGCTCTCCACCTGTCTGGCGCTCATCGAGATCGTTAACTCCTGCAACCTGGCCTGCCCCACCTGCTATGCAGACTCGCCCATCGGCACCGGCATGAAGGTGGATGCGGTACCGCTGGAGGAGATCCAGGCCCGCGTACAGGGGGTGGTGGACCGGAAGGGCGGCATTGAGATTCTCCAGCTCAGCGGAGGGGAGCCCACCCTGCACCCGCAGCTTTTTGAGCTTTGCGCCTGGCTCAAAGCTCACCCTAAAATCGACTTCACGCTGATCAACACCAACGGCGTCCTTCTGGCGAAGGACCCGGATTTTGCGAAGCGGCTCAACTCAGCCTTCCAGGGCACAGGGGTGCAGCTCTACCTCCAGTTTGATGGCGTGCAGAGCGCCGGTCAGAAGGCCTTGCGCGGCGGGGACCTGCGCGCCATGCGGGAGCAGGCCCTGGCCCACTGTGCCGCCGCGGACCTGCCTGTCACGCTGGCCATGGCCGTGACGCCGGACAACCTGCCCAACCTTTGGGACGCCGTCAGCTACGGACTGGGCCAGACCTCCGTCCACGGCATCACGTTTCAGCCCGTGTTCGAGAGCGGTCGTGGGTTCGCCGCCTCGGCCCGGGGGCATGCGACGGGCGTTCCAGCCTCCCCCTTCCAAAAGACCGTCCGGTCCAGGACGGACCGGCTCAACACGGCAGACATCCTTCTCAACGTCGTCGCCCAGTCGGGCGGAAAACTCAAGTTCGAGGACTTTACACCGCTGCCGTGTGGCGATCCCAACTGCGCCACCATCGGCTACCTCATCCGCCAGGGGGCCAACGTCTGGCCGGTGAGCCAGTTTCTGGATTTCACCCAGCTTCAGGGCTTTCTGCAGGACAAGATGCACTACACCCTGGACGACCTGGCGAAATGTGGATGCGACAACACCGAGCTGGGCGAACTCCTGAAACTCATGGAGCGCACCCGCAGCATGGCCTTCCGCATCATGGTCAAGCCCTTCATGGATGCCTGGACCTGGGATGAGGACCGCATCGACCGCTGCTGCACCCATGTCATCCGCCCGGATGGGAAGCTGGATTCGTTTTGCCGGTACTACTCGGGATTCCCGGATGCCAAGCCAGCACCGTGA
- a CDS encoding N,N-dimethylformamidase beta subunit family domain-containing protein, translating into MKRRTLISLALGASALSAAEPDADFFIEGYAGKLSVAQGEEVPLHITTSEAACEIEVARLGAKREVVWQKSGVAGKRQIVPEDASAKGCGWSESIRVPVGAEWKSGYYEVRLKIADAGGKWTLHNRRTAESSAFFIVRQARPGSTSKILLQLATNTYNAYNNWGGFSIYAYNSLSNNAGHRVSFQRPAASQYSRWELPFVQWAEANGYVLEFAANSDLEHHPEMLASYQLVLSVGHDEYWSTPMRDHLEAWIGKGGNVAFFSGNTCCWQVRNEDGGDAFTCWKQNYHLDPVFASREFKTLSTLWSHHLVQRPENQLTGVGFLWGGYRRSHGQFMEEPAAYKVHRPDHWIFAGTGLRRDDDLGGKDTIVGYECDGCELEWKDGLPFATSRDGTPKDFEVLATCPVRWHPDDAEWYERWEKGRIGAACMGLYTRGGTVFTAGTTDWAHGLQGGDVAVQRITRNLLDRLSQTAG; encoded by the coding sequence ATGAAACGGCGCACACTCATTTCCTTGGCCTTGGGGGCGTCGGCTTTGTCGGCGGCGGAGCCTGACGCGGACTTCTTCATCGAAGGGTACGCCGGAAAGCTCAGCGTGGCTCAGGGGGAGGAGGTGCCGTTGCACATCACCACCAGCGAGGCCGCCTGTGAGATCGAGGTGGCCCGGCTCGGGGCCAAGCGTGAGGTGGTCTGGCAGAAGTCCGGCGTTGCTGGCAAGCGGCAGATCGTGCCGGAGGATGCCTCTGCTAAAGGCTGCGGCTGGTCGGAATCGATCCGTGTGCCGGTGGGGGCGGAGTGGAAGTCTGGCTACTATGAGGTCCGCTTGAAGATCGCGGACGCCGGGGGCAAGTGGACCCTGCACAACCGCCGCACCGCGGAGTCGTCTGCCTTCTTCATTGTGCGGCAGGCCCGCCCCGGCAGCACCTCCAAGATCCTGCTGCAACTGGCCACCAATACTTACAACGCCTACAATAACTGGGGCGGCTTCAGCATCTACGCCTACAACAGCCTCTCCAACAATGCAGGTCACCGGGTGAGTTTTCAGCGCCCGGCCGCTTCGCAGTATTCCCGCTGGGAGCTGCCTTTTGTGCAGTGGGCGGAGGCGAATGGTTATGTTCTGGAGTTTGCGGCCAATAGTGATCTGGAGCATCACCCGGAGATGCTCGCCAGCTATCAGCTCGTGCTGAGCGTGGGCCATGACGAGTATTGGTCCACCCCCATGCGGGATCATCTGGAGGCATGGATCGGGAAGGGGGGTAACGTCGCCTTCTTCAGCGGGAACACGTGCTGCTGGCAGGTGCGCAATGAGGATGGCGGCGATGCCTTCACCTGTTGGAAGCAGAATTATCACCTCGATCCCGTCTTCGCCTCGCGGGAGTTCAAGACCCTCAGCACGCTGTGGAGCCACCATCTGGTGCAGCGCCCGGAGAATCAACTCACCGGTGTGGGCTTCCTGTGGGGCGGATACCGGCGCAGCCACGGCCAGTTCATGGAGGAGCCTGCGGCCTACAAGGTGCATCGCCCGGACCACTGGATCTTTGCCGGCACCGGCCTGCGTCGCGATGATGATCTGGGCGGCAAGGACACCATCGTGGGTTATGAGTGCGATGGCTGCGAGCTGGAGTGGAAAGACGGTCTGCCGTTTGCCACCAGTCGCGATGGCACACCCAAGGACTTCGAGGTGCTGGCCACCTGCCCGGTGCGCTGGCATCCGGATGATGCAGAGTGGTATGAACGTTGGGAGAAGGGGCGCATCGGTGCGGCCTGCATGGGGCTCTACACCCGCGGTGGCACCGTCTTCACTGCGGGCACCACGGACTGGGCTCATGGCCTGCAGGGTGGGGATGTGGCGGTGCAGCGCATCACTCGAAACCTCCTGGATCGCCTTTCGCAGACAGCTGGCTAA
- a CDS encoding PVC-type heme-binding CxxCH protein, which produces MKHYIALFITGLGFAMSVAALTPEQASKIAPLPESAKQGGLLFADLNDDGHEDLIVSNPRRYGVYLYNPVEKKNVQWSRGWTEVLREGAAGDPLSLPLLVDGEGKATGVVLDTGGLKNAQGKVLLTRQELLRVPGPSPLSAEESLKKLLLRAGYTVALAAKEPLVQDPVFVDWDEKGRMWVVEMGDYPFAPGEKTTDGRGDGGTVSPMQSGRIKILEDTDGDHVYDQATLFLDGLRHPTGLAFWKGGVFISAIPDIVYARDTDGDGRCDQRESWFKGFTAGNPQHLVNGFAWGLDGWLYGANGDSGGEVTSVKSGRKVNLGTYDFRFHPDTGEFRLETGRSQYGKWRDDYGNWYGNNNSTLGWHYHIPMSYMEAHPEKVPASIRTTLNPDVKVFTISPPVKRFNHAGATHVLTAACSPMPWHDGAYDALLICEPANNLIRRDVLDYEAFPLTSRRHPDDAESEFLASRDNWFRPTQVREGPDGALYVVDMYRMVLEHPEWIPAGITRGIDLRAGEELGRIYRISGPAVKPGAPARALEPQAAMRSSIRWQRDTAQRLLLEKRDLAALPWLEEMADDQALTLPCRLQAAWTAALLDESQRPALIRLLESAHPKVRGAARLAAGSQNVHPDELAAWFPARRVHDAASSNLPVLTRSNPDRARVVKEYLAKVAGLEGNADRGEKVYQKACIACHQLGLAGVEVGPNLATVAAKPVEQLMEAILDPNRAVEQRNATTQVTKKDGSILAGLIAAETPGAISLRLPGGVDLPVPRSEIGSIKTLPVSLMPDGLESIVSPQDMADLLARLRKL; this is translated from the coding sequence GTGAAACACTACATTGCACTCTTCATCACCGGACTGGGTTTCGCCATGTCTGTGGCCGCGCTCACTCCTGAGCAGGCATCAAAGATCGCCCCGCTGCCTGAGTCGGCTAAACAGGGCGGCCTGCTCTTTGCCGATCTCAATGACGATGGTCATGAGGATCTCATCGTCTCCAATCCCCGGCGGTATGGTGTTTACCTCTATAACCCGGTGGAGAAGAAGAATGTGCAGTGGAGCCGGGGCTGGACGGAAGTGCTGCGCGAAGGCGCGGCGGGGGATCCCCTCAGCCTGCCGCTGCTGGTGGATGGCGAGGGCAAGGCCACCGGCGTGGTGCTCGACACGGGCGGTCTGAAAAATGCCCAGGGCAAGGTGCTCCTGACCCGCCAGGAACTGCTGCGCGTGCCGGGTCCGTCGCCCCTGTCTGCGGAAGAATCGCTCAAGAAGCTCCTGCTCCGCGCCGGCTACACGGTGGCTCTGGCGGCGAAGGAGCCTCTCGTGCAGGACCCGGTCTTTGTGGACTGGGATGAGAAAGGTCGCATGTGGGTGGTGGAGATGGGCGACTATCCCTTTGCCCCCGGGGAAAAGACCACCGATGGGCGGGGGGATGGGGGCACGGTGTCGCCCATGCAATCTGGCCGCATCAAGATCCTGGAGGATACGGACGGGGATCATGTGTACGATCAGGCCACGCTCTTCCTGGACGGATTGCGTCACCCCACGGGGCTGGCCTTCTGGAAAGGCGGCGTCTTCATCTCCGCCATCCCCGATATCGTCTATGCGCGGGACACGGATGGGGATGGCAGGTGCGACCAGCGCGAGTCGTGGTTCAAGGGTTTTACAGCAGGCAATCCCCAGCATCTGGTCAACGGCTTTGCCTGGGGGCTGGACGGCTGGCTCTATGGAGCCAATGGTGACAGCGGGGGTGAGGTCACCAGTGTGAAGTCCGGCCGTAAGGTCAACCTGGGCACCTATGATTTTCGCTTTCATCCGGACACAGGCGAGTTCCGGCTGGAAACGGGCCGGTCCCAATATGGCAAGTGGCGGGACGACTACGGCAACTGGTACGGCAACAACAACAGCACCTTGGGCTGGCACTATCACATTCCCATGAGCTACATGGAGGCGCATCCGGAAAAGGTGCCCGCTTCCATCCGTACCACGCTCAATCCGGATGTGAAGGTCTTCACCATCAGCCCGCCGGTGAAGCGCTTCAACCATGCAGGCGCCACCCATGTGCTCACTGCTGCGTGCTCGCCCATGCCGTGGCATGATGGCGCATATGACGCCCTGCTCATCTGTGAGCCGGCCAACAATCTCATCCGGCGGGACGTGTTGGACTACGAGGCGTTTCCGCTCACCAGCCGCCGCCACCCGGATGATGCGGAGTCAGAGTTTCTCGCCAGCAGGGACAACTGGTTTCGCCCCACGCAGGTGCGGGAAGGGCCGGATGGCGCGCTCTATGTGGTGGACATGTATCGCATGGTCCTGGAACATCCGGAGTGGATCCCGGCTGGTATCACGCGGGGCATCGATCTGCGGGCGGGCGAGGAACTCGGGCGCATCTATCGCATCAGCGGTCCCGCCGTGAAGCCGGGCGCGCCTGCACGCGCTCTGGAACCCCAGGCCGCCATGCGCTCCAGCATCCGCTGGCAGCGGGACACGGCGCAGCGGCTGCTGCTGGAGAAGCGGGATCTTGCCGCCTTGCCCTGGTTAGAGGAAATGGCTGACGATCAGGCGCTGACTCTGCCGTGCCGCTTGCAGGCGGCCTGGACTGCCGCCTTGCTGGATGAATCGCAGCGGCCCGCGTTGATCCGTCTGCTGGAGTCCGCTCATCCCAAGGTGCGCGGAGCAGCCCGGCTGGCCGCGGGCAGCCAGAATGTTCATCCTGATGAACTCGCGGCCTGGTTCCCGGCCCGGCGGGTGCATGATGCGGCTTCCTCGAACCTGCCCGTCCTCACTCGCAGCAATCCTGATCGTGCCAGGGTGGTGAAGGAGTATCTGGCAAAGGTTGCCGGGCTGGAGGGCAATGCCGACCGCGGAGAAAAGGTCTATCAGAAAGCCTGCATCGCCTGTCACCAGCTCGGCCTTGCCGGTGTGGAAGTGGGCCCGAATCTCGCCACGGTGGCGGCCAAGCCTGTGGAGCAGCTCATGGAGGCCATCCTGGATCCCAACCGGGCGGTGGAACAGCGCAATGCGACCACCCAGGTCACCAAGAAGGACGGCAGCATCCTGGCCGGGCTGATCGCCGCCGAGACACCAGGAGCCATCAGCCTCCGCCTCCCCGGCGGCGTGGATCTGCCCGTGCCAAGGAGTGAGATCGGTTCGATAAAAACCCTGCCAGTCTCATTGATGCCCGATGGCCTGGAGAGCATCGTGTCGCCCCAGGACATGGCGGATTTGCTGGCGCGGTTGAGGAAGTTGTGA
- a CDS encoding prolipoprotein diacylglyceryl transferase translates to MHWSDSLSASPPYRWTLLAALALSATYWWIRSRKNPAMLPVYIGALGGAFLGAKVLYLLAEGWRDWDMADRWFRLATGKTVVGGLLGGYAGVEFMKWAIGYRKSTGDAFALIAPLGIALGRVGCVLQGCCLGQPTTNRLLAMRDPEGVPRWPSAPVELVFQLVMFGLLFVLRKRPEWQGRLFFLYLLCYGVFRFLHEWMRVTPKLAGVISVYQIAALVMAGLGALMLVRRRNAEGMAPAESR, encoded by the coding sequence GTGCACTGGTCCGACTCCCTCAGCGCCTCACCTCCCTATCGCTGGACACTGCTGGCAGCGTTGGCGCTGAGTGCGACGTACTGGTGGATCCGCTCCCGGAAAAACCCTGCCATGTTGCCGGTGTATATCGGTGCCCTGGGGGGCGCGTTTTTGGGGGCGAAGGTGCTCTACCTCCTGGCGGAGGGCTGGCGGGACTGGGACATGGCCGACCGGTGGTTCCGTCTGGCAACAGGCAAGACGGTGGTGGGCGGCCTGCTGGGTGGGTACGCCGGGGTGGAGTTCATGAAGTGGGCCATCGGCTACCGAAAGTCCACGGGGGATGCCTTTGCGCTGATCGCCCCGTTGGGGATCGCGCTGGGGCGGGTGGGGTGTGTGCTCCAGGGCTGTTGCCTGGGGCAGCCCACCACGAACCGCCTGCTGGCCATGCGCGATCCCGAGGGCGTGCCCCGCTGGCCCTCCGCTCCGGTGGAGTTGGTGTTTCAGCTGGTGATGTTTGGCCTGCTCTTCGTGCTGCGGAAGCGGCCGGAGTGGCAGGGGCGGCTCTTTTTTCTGTATCTGCTGTGCTACGGCGTGTTCCGGTTCCTGCATGAGTGGATGCGGGTCACCCCCAAGTTGGCAGGGGTGATCAGTGTCTATCAAATCGCCGCGCTCGTGATGGCCGGGCTGGGAGCTTTAATGTTAGTGCGTCGGAGGAACGCTGAAGGCATGGCACCAGCGGAGAGCCGGTGA
- a CDS encoding ArsR/SmtB family transcription factor, producing the protein MQTLLILGKAFSEPVRVRIINLLKHGELCVCELCDVLDLRQSTLSTHLQFLRQSGLVNTRQEGKWVYYTLAKPMMAATRAMFRLQERELSEDAVLKADARQLKLRLAKRGNDGSCCVGFVKPAVAGGKRPVKRRTCCAS; encoded by the coding sequence ATGCAAACACTCTTGATTCTCGGAAAAGCTTTTTCAGAACCCGTGCGCGTGCGGATCATCAACTTGCTGAAGCATGGGGAGCTGTGTGTCTGTGAACTTTGCGATGTCCTGGACCTGAGGCAATCCACGCTGTCCACGCATCTGCAGTTCCTTCGGCAGTCGGGATTGGTAAACACGCGACAGGAGGGCAAGTGGGTTTACTACACCCTGGCGAAGCCCATGATGGCGGCCACGCGGGCGATGTTCCGCCTTCAGGAGCGGGAACTCTCTGAGGATGCCGTGCTCAAGGCGGATGCCAGGCAGCTGAAGCTCCGTCTGGCCAAACGCGGCAATGACGGGAGCTGCTGCGTGGGCTTTGTGAAACCTGCTGTAGCGGGCGGCAAGCGCCCGGTAAAGCGCCGCACCTGCTGCGCCTCCTGA
- a CDS encoding ArsJ-associated glyceraldehyde-3-phosphate dehydrogenase encodes MAIRIGINGFGRMGRLAFRAAWGCDELEFVHINETGGDAAVSAHLLYFDSVHGRWNRETSGSGTTLTVDGQTLSHSSNKELGATPWGDMGVDIVLEASGKFRTPEQLDAYFRAGVKKVIVAAPVKTGALNVVMGVNDHLYDPETHHLLTAASCTTNCLAPVVKVIHEGLGIKHGMITTIHDMTNTQSILDTPHKDLRRARASSLSLIPTSTGSATAIGLIFPELQGRLDGVAVRVPLLNASLTDAVFEVNRPTTVEEVNSLLQTSAHGPLAGILGFETRPLVSVDYKDDPRSSIVDALSTMVTNGTQVKILAWYDNEWGYANRYAELARKVARSLQP; translated from the coding sequence ATGGCAATTAGAATCGGCATCAACGGATTTGGCAGAATGGGCAGGCTGGCCTTTCGCGCGGCTTGGGGCTGCGACGAACTCGAGTTTGTGCACATCAATGAAACCGGGGGCGATGCAGCGGTCTCCGCCCATCTGCTGTATTTTGACAGTGTGCACGGCCGGTGGAACCGGGAGACCAGCGGCAGTGGCACCACCCTGACGGTGGACGGCCAAACGCTCTCTCACTCCAGCAACAAGGAGCTGGGTGCGACCCCGTGGGGTGACATGGGGGTGGACATCGTGTTGGAGGCCAGCGGCAAGTTTCGCACCCCCGAGCAGCTTGATGCTTACTTCAGAGCAGGGGTGAAAAAGGTCATCGTGGCTGCACCGGTGAAAACCGGGGCGCTCAATGTGGTCATGGGGGTCAATGACCATCTGTATGATCCTGAGACGCATCACTTGCTCACTGCTGCCTCCTGCACCACCAACTGCCTCGCTCCCGTGGTCAAGGTGATTCACGAGGGGCTGGGCATCAAGCATGGCATGATCACCACGATTCATGACATGACCAATACTCAGTCCATCCTGGACACTCCGCACAAGGATCTCCGTAGGGCCCGGGCTTCCAGCCTCTCCCTGATCCCCACCAGCACGGGCTCGGCGACGGCCATCGGCCTCATCTTCCCTGAGCTGCAAGGCCGGCTCGACGGTGTGGCGGTGCGGGTGCCGCTGCTCAATGCCTCTCTGACGGATGCGGTGTTTGAGGTCAACCGTCCCACGACGGTGGAGGAGGTGAATTCGCTTTTGCAAACTTCAGCACACGGCCCGCTGGCCGGGATCCTGGGCTTTGAGACCCGGCCCCTTGTATCCGTGGACTACAAGGATGATCCCCGGTCATCCATTGTGGACGCCCTTTCCACCATGGTGACGAATGGCACGCAGGTGAAGATCCTGGCGTGGTATGACAACGAATGGGGCTATGCCAACCGCTACGCAGAGCTGGCGCGGAAGGTGGCTCGCAGCCTGCAACCCTGA
- the arsJ gene encoding organoarsenical effux MFS transporter ArsJ codes for MSSARTSQSSVRNYAVVTLAYWADTLADGAIRTLVLFYFYNLGYSAWQVASLFLLYEFFGIVTNLLGGYLGARFGLKSTLFLGLGTQLAALAMLGAMPAAGLTVVWVMASQALSGIAKDMTKMSSKSAVKLVAGDGEGRLYKWVAVLTGSKNALKGVGFFLGGLLLSLIGFQASVWTLFGVVAAALVAAAVLMKGGLGAANKKAKFSHLFSNQRSINLLSLARLFLFGARDVWFVVALPVFLRGVLGWPFWQAGGFLALWVIGYGFVQASAPALMRGGRENSSGSGPDGRTALWLAIVLAVVPATIALCLRQGGDASLVIVSGLILFGVVFALNSAVHSYLILSYADHDKVAMNVGLYYMANAGGRLAGTVLSGWLYEVGLRQGERGGMILCLLASSVLVAVTVGLSLALPRRTLLREAAS; via the coding sequence ATGAGCTCAGCCCGCACCAGTCAGTCCTCCGTCCGCAACTACGCGGTGGTCACCCTCGCGTATTGGGCAGACACGCTGGCGGACGGTGCCATCCGCACGCTCGTTCTGTTCTACTTCTACAATCTCGGCTACAGCGCCTGGCAGGTTGCGTCATTGTTTCTTCTTTACGAGTTCTTTGGCATTGTCACGAACCTGCTGGGGGGCTACCTCGGGGCGAGGTTTGGGCTCAAGTCCACGCTTTTTCTGGGATTGGGTACTCAACTGGCTGCCTTGGCCATGCTGGGGGCCATGCCGGCCGCCGGCCTCACCGTCGTGTGGGTCATGGCCTCCCAGGCGCTCTCGGGCATTGCCAAGGACATGACCAAGATGAGCAGCAAAAGTGCTGTGAAACTTGTTGCCGGTGACGGGGAGGGGAGGCTTTACAAATGGGTGGCAGTCCTCACGGGCAGCAAGAACGCGCTCAAAGGTGTGGGGTTCTTTCTCGGAGGATTGCTGTTGTCACTGATTGGGTTCCAAGCCTCGGTCTGGACGCTCTTTGGCGTGGTGGCGGCTGCATTGGTGGCCGCAGCGGTTCTGATGAAGGGAGGTTTGGGCGCGGCCAACAAGAAGGCAAAGTTCTCCCATCTCTTCTCCAACCAGCGTTCCATCAACCTGCTCTCCCTCGCCCGTCTCTTCCTCTTTGGCGCGCGGGATGTCTGGTTCGTGGTCGCGCTGCCAGTCTTCCTGCGCGGCGTGCTCGGGTGGCCGTTCTGGCAGGCGGGTGGTTTCCTCGCCCTCTGGGTCATTGGCTACGGGTTTGTCCAGGCTTCAGCTCCAGCCCTGATGCGTGGGGGGCGGGAGAACTCTTCTGGAAGCGGTCCAGACGGTCGCACTGCCCTGTGGCTGGCGATCGTGCTGGCGGTGGTGCCCGCCACCATTGCCCTGTGTCTGCGGCAGGGCGGCGATGCTTCCCTGGTGATTGTGTCTGGCCTGATCCTCTTTGGGGTGGTTTTTGCATTGAACAGCGCCGTTCATTCCTACTTGATTCTCTCGTACGCGGATCACGACAAGGTTGCCATGAATGTAGGGCTGTACTACATGGCCAATGCTGGAGGCCGTCTCGCTGGCACGGTTCTCTCGGGCTGGCTCTACGAGGTCGGGCTCCGCCAGGGTGAGCGCGGCGGCATGATTTTGTGTCTCCTTGCCTCCAGTGTCCTCGTGGCCGTGACAGTGGGACTCTCTTTGGCGCTTCCGCGTCGCACCCTCTTGCGGGAGGCCGCATCCTAG
- the pstS gene encoding phosphate ABC transporter substrate-binding protein PstS translates to MNHAFPRNIPAIGALAVLAIFATPSLVTAQVMLKGAGATFPYPVYSRWFSEYQKHDVSVSFEYGYIGSGGGQKEILARNVDFGASDAPLSDEQLAKADGKILHIPTVAGAVVVACNVPGGDAIVLNGDAVAALFLGNITRWNDPRIAQLNPKLNLPDLPVTVVHRSDDSGTTAIFTEYLAKVSPEWKDKLGHGKSVAWPTGQKGKGNKGVAEVVKATPGAVGYVELAAALQEKLPHAALINSEGNPVRASVETILAALTTARVAEDFRFSVTNAPGESAYPIVGATWLLVYRDGKDLARNRKLVQFIRWALTRGDDLAINMHYAPLPTPLEQQVLTALKKVKVP, encoded by the coding sequence ATGAACCACGCATTCCCACGCAATATTCCTGCCATCGGTGCGCTTGCCGTCCTGGCCATTTTTGCCACGCCATCTTTGGTCACAGCCCAGGTCATGCTCAAAGGAGCCGGTGCCACGTTCCCGTACCCCGTGTATTCTCGATGGTTCAGCGAGTACCAGAAGCACGACGTGAGCGTGAGCTTCGAGTATGGCTACATCGGGTCCGGGGGAGGCCAGAAGGAGATCCTCGCCCGGAATGTTGACTTCGGTGCCTCGGACGCGCCGCTTTCAGATGAGCAGCTGGCCAAAGCTGATGGCAAGATCCTGCACATCCCCACTGTGGCCGGGGCCGTGGTGGTGGCGTGCAATGTGCCCGGTGGGGATGCCATCGTATTGAATGGAGACGCCGTCGCGGCGTTGTTCTTGGGAAACATCACCCGCTGGAATGACCCGCGCATTGCCCAGCTCAATCCCAAACTCAATCTTCCAGACCTGCCGGTGACTGTGGTGCATCGGTCGGATGACAGCGGTACCACCGCCATTTTCACCGAGTACCTCGCCAAAGTGAGCCCTGAGTGGAAGGACAAGCTGGGGCATGGCAAGTCCGTTGCCTGGCCAACCGGACAAAAGGGTAAAGGAAACAAAGGAGTGGCCGAGGTTGTCAAGGCCACACCGGGTGCCGTGGGCTACGTGGAACTGGCCGCCGCCCTGCAGGAGAAGCTGCCCCATGCCGCCTTGATCAACAGCGAGGGCAACCCCGTCAGGGCCAGTGTGGAGACCATCCTGGCGGCCCTGACCACCGCCAGGGTCGCTGAAGATTTCCGCTTCAGTGTGACCAACGCCCCCGGGGAGTCGGCTTACCCGATTGTGGGGGCCACCTGGCTCCTGGTTTACCGTGATGGGAAGGACCTCGCCAGAAACCGCAAGCTGGTCCAGTTCATCCGGTGGGCGCTGACCCGTGGAGATGACCTGGCCATCAACATGCACTACGCGCCCCTGCCGACGCCGCTGGAGCAGCAGGTGTTGACCGCGCTGAAGAAAGTCAAGGTTCCCTGA
- a CDS encoding ArsR/SmtB family transcription factor, with translation MKALVAFAHALADETRLRIVHLILNEALCVCEIADILEMPQSSVSSHVQVIRKAGLLNSERRGKWVYYRMESRHRKLVQSLDTFFSVSNTLDSVLRADAASAVARLALREQDCCPAPLELATRKPAGALSKC, from the coding sequence ATGAAGGCCCTCGTCGCATTTGCCCATGCGCTGGCGGATGAAACCCGCCTGCGCATTGTTCACCTGATCCTGAATGAGGCCCTTTGCGTATGCGAGATCGCAGACATTCTGGAGATGCCCCAGTCGTCTGTTTCAAGTCACGTACAAGTCATCAGGAAGGCCGGCCTTCTGAACAGCGAAAGGCGGGGGAAATGGGTCTATTACAGGATGGAGTCCCGCCATCGCAAGCTGGTGCAATCCCTGGACACGTTTTTTTCAGTCTCAAACACCCTGGATTCCGTGCTTCGGGCGGACGCAGCCAGTGCCGTTGCCCGTCTTGCTCTTCGTGAGCAGGATTGCTGCCCTGCTCCCCTTGAACTCGCCACGCGAAAACCGGCGGGCGCTCTGAGCAAATGTTAA
- a CDS encoding DUF6428 family protein: MNLLELKTLLKSHSDKLFQIQLPNGTAVPVSFHVTEVGRVQKTFLDCGGTLRETLACQLQVWVGEDYHHRIETGKMAAILEKARPYLPDESIPVEVEYEDEVISQYVIEDHDVRADAVVLILDHKHTACLAMELCGLPAAGSGDKEACCAGTGCC, from the coding sequence ATGAACCTGCTCGAACTTAAAACCCTGCTGAAGAGCCACTCCGACAAGCTCTTTCAAATCCAGCTCCCCAACGGTACCGCCGTGCCAGTCTCCTTCCATGTCACGGAGGTGGGGCGCGTGCAAAAGACCTTCCTCGACTGCGGTGGCACGCTCCGGGAAACCCTGGCCTGCCAGCTCCAGGTGTGGGTGGGTGAGGATTACCATCACCGCATTGAGACGGGGAAGATGGCCGCCATTCTGGAGAAAGCCCGCCCTTATCTGCCAGATGAGAGCATCCCGGTGGAGGTGGAGTATGAAGATGAAGTTATTTCCCAGTACGTCATCGAAGACCACGACGTGCGGGCCGATGCGGTGGTGCTGATCCTGGATCACAAACACACTGCCTGCCTGGCCATGGAGCTCTGCGGATTGCCGGCCGCGGGAAGCGGGGACAAAGAGGCCTGCTGCGCGGGCACTGGGTGCTGCTAA